In the genome of Croceimicrobium hydrocarbonivorans, one region contains:
- a CDS encoding cyclic-phosphate processing receiver domain-containing protein, producing MKKLFLDDIRSIDMVYPKNLEQEFDIVRTYDAFVRYIQQNGLPDFISFDNDLGLDSDGKLAPDGYAAAKWLVYESGLDLSNLKYHVHSANPVAAKQIDGLLQNYIQHLKTLKEK from the coding sequence ATGAAAAAGCTTTTTCTCGACGATATCCGTAGCATTGACATGGTCTACCCCAAAAACCTGGAGCAAGAGTTTGATATTGTTCGCACTTATGATGCTTTTGTAAGGTATATCCAGCAAAATGGTCTACCTGATTTTATAAGTTTTGATAATGATCTAGGATTGGATTCAGATGGTAAACTCGCTCCCGATGGCTATGCTGCCGCAAAATGGTTAGTTTATGAATCCGGTTTGGATCTAAGCAATTTGAAATATCATGTTCATTCCGCCAATCCAGTAGCTGCCAAACAAATCGATGGATTGTTACAGAATTACATCCAGCATCTTAAAACTTTGAAGGAAAAATAA
- a CDS encoding phytanoyl-CoA dioxygenase family protein, translating into MNIINHKKEFEELGSSIIPGVFNASEINAMIDLLEQAKPEPGTLIENENLFAIRQLLIQVPGLSDLIFTPYFSQIFLQLASADYFLSKAIYFDKAGQSNWFVAYHQDLSISVKEKASVTGYRHWTLKKGQYGVEPPLEILENTITIRIHLDNTGAENGALRIIPKSHKKGIHRFRSAEANLKGEQVCEVQKGGIHIMSPLLMHASSRSSSKQARRVIHLEFNSANLAKPLEWLEYLRIDSISPLSI; encoded by the coding sequence ATGAATATCATCAATCATAAGAAAGAATTTGAAGAGCTAGGATCTAGTATAATCCCCGGTGTTTTCAATGCATCTGAAATCAATGCGATGATTGATCTCTTGGAACAAGCTAAGCCCGAGCCTGGAACTTTAATTGAAAATGAAAACCTATTTGCGATCCGTCAATTGCTGATTCAAGTTCCTGGATTAAGTGATCTGATTTTCACCCCTTATTTCTCGCAAATATTTTTACAATTAGCTAGTGCTGATTACTTCTTAAGCAAGGCCATCTATTTTGATAAAGCCGGTCAGTCGAATTGGTTTGTTGCCTATCATCAAGATTTGAGCATCTCCGTAAAGGAAAAAGCATCGGTTACAGGATATCGACACTGGACCTTAAAAAAGGGGCAATACGGCGTAGAACCTCCACTAGAAATATTGGAAAACACCATTACTATCAGAATCCATTTAGATAATACCGGAGCTGAAAATGGTGCTCTGCGGATTATTCCTAAATCACATAAAAAGGGAATTCATCGTTTTCGCTCAGCTGAAGCCAATCTTAAGGGAGAGCAAGTTTGTGAAGTGCAAAAAGGTGGCATCCATATCATGAGTCCATTATTAATGCATGCCTCTAGCAGAAGTAGTTCAAAGCAAGCAAGAAGAGTGATTCACCTGGAGTTTAATTCTGCGAACCTTGCCAAGCCCTTGGAATGGTTAGAGTATCTTAGGATTGACTCTATAAGCCCGCTAAGCATCTAA
- a CDS encoding TlpA family protein disulfide reductase — translation MKYSFYLFAFICFTSQSFAQSNTREAPEYPWLNQKFPVDQFINFEGDSSLLFQSDTIYMLSFWYSSCPPCLAEIPALNKLKEDFKGQKIRFLAITFDSQEEWSQFLILQPFDFEHFQMDRNFINQYRLAFGYPSNLILDANGIVRYQKSGGHTDPEKAWEIYDLMKEEINKVLSER, via the coding sequence ATGAAATATTCTTTTTACCTCTTCGCGTTTATCTGCTTCACTAGCCAAAGCTTCGCCCAAAGTAATACCAGAGAAGCGCCGGAATATCCCTGGTTAAACCAGAAGTTCCCGGTAGATCAATTCATCAATTTTGAGGGAGACAGCAGCCTTTTATTTCAATCAGACACTATCTATATGCTGAGTTTCTGGTACAGCTCCTGCCCTCCCTGCTTAGCAGAAATTCCCGCTCTTAATAAACTCAAGGAAGATTTTAAAGGTCAAAAAATCCGATTCTTGGCCATCACCTTCGACTCCCAAGAAGAATGGAGTCAATTCTTAATTCTACAGCCCTTTGATTTCGAGCACTTTCAAATGGATCGAAATTTTATCAATCAATACAGACTGGCTTTTGGCTACCCGAGCAATTTGATTTTGGATGCAAATGGGATAGTGCGCTATCAAAAATCGGGAGGACATACGGATCCTGAAAAAGCCTGGGAGATCTATGATTTGATGAAGGAAGAAATTAACAAGGTTTTGAGTGAAAGGTAG
- a CDS encoding pyridoxal phosphate-dependent aminotransferase, protein MPAISLKGQTMPESPIRKLAPFAEAAKFQGKEVFHLNIGQPDIKTPPEAIEAVRKADLDVLSYSPSEGFASYRKALAAYYAKNGIHINSEDLIVTTGGSEAILFAMGAICDPGDEVIIPEPFYANYNGFSINAGVHVVPVTAQIEDGFALPPIEDFEALITPNTRAIMICNPGNPTGYLYKPSELEALRDLVIKHDLYLIADEVYREFAYDDNFHQSILNLEGLQENAIVIDSVSKRYSMCGARIGCVISRNSALNATMLKFAQARLSPPTMAQIAAEAALEVDPSYYEEVKAEYTRRRDILVDGLNSIEGVFCPKPAGAFYVIAQLPVDNAERFAQWLLSAFSHDNKTLMVAPAEGFYATPGMGQTQVRLAYVLEQEKLVQCVELMRLALQEYPGTHY, encoded by the coding sequence ATGCCGGCAATTTCCTTAAAGGGCCAAACCATGCCCGAATCGCCCATCCGTAAATTGGCACCCTTCGCCGAAGCGGCTAAGTTTCAAGGTAAAGAGGTTTTCCATCTCAATATTGGTCAGCCTGATATTAAAACTCCCCCTGAGGCCATTGAGGCGGTTCGTAAAGCCGACCTCGACGTTTTGTCTTACAGTCCATCCGAAGGTTTTGCCTCTTATCGCAAGGCATTGGCGGCTTATTATGCTAAGAATGGCATTCATATTAATTCAGAGGACTTAATCGTAACCACCGGTGGTTCGGAGGCCATTCTATTCGCCATGGGAGCCATTTGTGATCCCGGTGATGAGGTGATTATTCCCGAGCCTTTTTACGCTAATTACAATGGCTTTAGCATTAATGCTGGAGTGCATGTAGTACCGGTTACCGCCCAAATTGAGGATGGCTTTGCATTACCTCCCATCGAGGATTTCGAAGCTTTGATTACGCCCAATACCCGGGCGATTATGATCTGTAATCCAGGCAATCCAACCGGATATTTATATAAGCCTTCTGAATTGGAGGCCTTGCGCGATTTGGTAATCAAGCATGACTTGTATTTGATTGCTGATGAGGTATACCGCGAGTTTGCCTACGATGATAATTTCCATCAGTCTATCCTCAATTTGGAAGGATTGCAGGAGAATGCCATTGTAATTGATTCGGTGTCCAAGCGCTACAGTATGTGTGGAGCCCGTATTGGTTGTGTGATATCTCGTAATAGCGCATTAAATGCCACCATGCTCAAATTTGCCCAGGCGCGATTAAGTCCGCCCACCATGGCGCAAATTGCTGCTGAAGCTGCCTTGGAGGTAGATCCATCCTACTATGAAGAAGTAAAAGCAGAGTATACCCGTCGACGTGATATTTTGGTAGACGGTTTAAATAGCATTGAAGGCGTATTTTGCCCGAAACCGGCCGGAGCATTTTATGTGATTGCCCAATTACCAGTGGATAATGCTGAGCGCTTTGCACAGTGGTTACTCTCAGCCTTCTCGCATGACAATAAAACCTTAATGGTTGCACCGGCAGAAGGCTTTTACGCCACTCCGGGAATGGGGCAAACCCAGGTTCGTTTGGCCTATGTTTTAGAGCAGGAGAAATTGGTTCAGTGTGTTGAATTAATGCGTTTAGCTCTACAGGAGTATCCTGGAACCCACTATTAA
- the murB gene encoding UDP-N-acetylmuramate dehydrogenase — protein sequence MEILKDQDLGPFNTFGLAEQARYFVRIASEAQLEELVENPIFKEQKVLWLGGGSNMLLTGPFEGLVVKLELKGREVEMLSDSEARVWAAGGENWHELVQWTVGQDLGGLENLSLIPGNVGTAPIQNIGAYGVELKDHFESLRAFDLEEKTWRSFNREECQFGYRQSVFKGEARGRYVVTGVSFRLSRQNHQLRTDYGAIQQELEKRGEEPSIRSISEAVIAIRQSKLPNPAEIGNSGSFFKNPVVSKEDHQRIQKQYPEVVAYPAGVEQMKLAAGWLIERAGWKGYRKGDAGVHNKQALVLVNYGKARGAEIKALAEAIQASVYTTFAVALEAEVNII from the coding sequence ATCGAAATTCTCAAAGATCAGGATCTTGGTCCTTTTAACACCTTTGGCTTGGCCGAGCAGGCACGCTATTTTGTGCGTATTGCTAGCGAAGCTCAGTTGGAGGAATTGGTGGAAAATCCAATTTTTAAGGAGCAAAAGGTCTTATGGTTAGGGGGCGGATCTAATATGTTGCTTACAGGTCCTTTTGAAGGTTTGGTGGTAAAACTCGAATTAAAAGGTCGGGAGGTAGAAATGCTCTCCGATTCTGAAGCTCGGGTTTGGGCAGCGGGAGGCGAAAACTGGCATGAATTGGTGCAGTGGACCGTTGGTCAGGATTTAGGTGGATTGGAGAATCTATCTCTGATTCCCGGAAATGTGGGTACCGCACCCATTCAAAATATTGGCGCCTATGGAGTGGAGCTTAAGGATCATTTTGAATCCCTTCGAGCCTTTGATTTAGAAGAAAAGACATGGCGTAGCTTCAATCGGGAAGAATGTCAGTTCGGATATCGTCAGTCTGTATTTAAAGGAGAAGCCCGCGGACGTTATGTAGTTACTGGGGTTAGCTTTCGCTTGAGTAGGCAGAATCATCAATTGCGTACCGATTATGGTGCGATTCAGCAAGAACTGGAAAAGAGGGGAGAAGAGCCTTCCATCCGAAGTATTTCGGAAGCGGTAATTGCTATTCGTCAAAGTAAATTGCCCAATCCTGCGGAGATTGGCAATAGTGGGAGCTTCTTTAAAAATCCGGTGGTGAGTAAGGAAGATCACCAAAGAATTCAAAAGCAATACCCCGAGGTGGTGGCTTATCCGGCTGGAGTCGAGCAGATGAAATTGGCCGCAGGCTGGTTAATCGAGCGTGCAGGCTGGAAAGGCTATCGAAAAGGAGATGCCGGGGTGCACAACAAACAGGCCCTGGTTTTGGTTAATTATGGTAAGGCACGCGGGGCAGAAATTAAAGCCCTGGCAGAAGCCATTCAAGCATCGGTATATACTACCTTTGCCGTGGCTTTAGAAGCCGAAGTGAATATCATTTAA
- a CDS encoding membrane or secreted protein produces MQVFLVAALLLGLGFAGIAIKIWAKKDGEFSGTCASNSPFLNEDGESCAFCGAAPQDKCKKDDSEGEARISTQPI; encoded by the coding sequence ATGCAAGTTTTTTTAGTGGCGGCACTTTTGTTGGGATTGGGATTTGCCGGAATCGCCATTAAGATTTGGGCGAAGAAAGACGGTGAGTTTTCGGGAACCTGTGCCAGTAATAGTCCTTTCTTAAATGAAGATGGAGAGTCTTGTGCTTTCTGTGGTGCTGCTCCTCAAGACAAGTGTAAAAAGGATGATTCAGAGGGTGAAGCCCGCATCAGCACTCAGCCTATTTAA
- a CDS encoding FkbM family methyltransferase, translated as MIRFLKKLIKWCTPQGMVFLQEKLEAQRLQSDSRYKQFQEDFYSKQKAHHLVLFKDASLNVYGQGAEDLLLRSFIANAESKPGYYVDIGAFHPVQASNTKYFYDRGWRGINIEANPKSAELFANMRPRDINLNIGVSNENGRMDFYFFGAEHSINTFNKNQAEAFSQHFQLPIKEVISMEVRHINEVLQENIPSGQEIDFISIDIEGMERKILEAIDFKMFQPKYILIEDISLEGDELDFKNWLKLQDSWQHQYLLAQGYQLLGKSPLTLLYKKGEA; from the coding sequence ATGATCCGTTTCCTGAAAAAACTGATTAAGTGGTGCACGCCTCAAGGCATGGTCTTTCTCCAAGAGAAATTAGAGGCCCAGCGACTTCAATCCGATAGCCGATATAAGCAGTTTCAGGAGGACTTCTATTCTAAGCAAAAAGCCCATCATTTAGTCCTCTTTAAAGATGCTAGCCTTAATGTATATGGTCAAGGAGCGGAGGATTTACTGCTGCGTTCCTTTATTGCAAATGCCGAATCAAAGCCAGGCTATTATGTAGATATTGGCGCCTTTCATCCGGTGCAAGCGTCCAATACTAAATACTTTTACGATCGTGGCTGGCGGGGGATAAATATCGAGGCTAATCCTAAAAGTGCCGAGCTATTTGCGAATATGCGTCCACGGGATATCAATCTCAATATTGGGGTTTCGAATGAAAATGGAAGGATGGACTTCTACTTCTTCGGAGCAGAGCACAGCATTAATACCTTCAATAAAAATCAGGCGGAAGCCTTCTCACAGCATTTTCAATTGCCAATTAAAGAGGTGATTAGCATGGAAGTACGTCATATAAATGAGGTGCTGCAGGAAAATATTCCCTCCGGTCAGGAAATAGATTTTATCAGTATTGATATCGAAGGAATGGAGCGCAAAATCCTCGAAGCCATCGACTTCAAAATGTTCCAGCCCAAGTATATCCTTATCGAAGATATTAGCCTTGAAGGGGATGAGCTCGATTTTAAAAACTGGCTAAAATTGCAAGATTCCTGGCAGCATCAATACCTTTTAGCGCAAGGATATCAATTGCTGGGTAAAAGCCCATTAACTCTGCTTTATAAGAAAGGAGAGGCCTAG
- a CDS encoding FAD:protein FMN transferase, whose amino-acid sequence MKIMRFAGFFLLLILLQSCSDPNQFQESHYNGYAQGTTFHISYLYKGDDIANMDEILKQHFEAVDFSLSTYKDNSLISRINRGDTIATDDIFQIVHNKSVEVWEASGGYFDPTVGKLVRFWGFGPDARRAVDTSEVDSIKAYIGLERLSPISSPWAIPSGMELDYNAIAQGYTVDLLCEMLEARGISNYMVEVGGEVRCLGHNLKEEAWRIGVDKPTEDIDQQDRFQFILGMDSLALATSGNYRKFWVDSLSGMRYAHTINTKTGYPAKNNLLSVSVLAPTCMEADAYATAFMSMGLKGCLNYLKSHPGKMEVYLIYTEAGKEGWQVYQSEGFEKRVLN is encoded by the coding sequence ATGAAAATTATGCGCTTTGCCGGTTTCTTCCTGCTTCTTATCCTTCTTCAAAGTTGCAGCGATCCTAATCAGTTTCAAGAAAGTCATTACAATGGTTATGCACAAGGAACTACCTTCCATATCAGCTATTTGTACAAAGGCGATGATATTGCCAATATGGATGAAATTCTAAAGCAGCATTTCGAGGCGGTAGACTTTTCCTTAAGCACCTATAAAGACAATTCATTGATCAGTCGGATAAATCGTGGAGACACCATAGCAACCGACGATATCTTCCAAATCGTACACAACAAATCGGTAGAAGTTTGGGAAGCCTCGGGCGGTTATTTCGACCCTACCGTTGGTAAACTGGTTCGTTTTTGGGGCTTTGGGCCCGATGCTCGTAGAGCAGTAGATACCTCCGAAGTAGACAGCATTAAGGCCTATATAGGATTGGAACGCTTAAGCCCCATCTCTTCTCCTTGGGCTATACCCAGTGGAATGGAGCTTGACTATAATGCCATTGCTCAAGGTTATACTGTAGACTTACTCTGCGAAATGCTGGAAGCCCGCGGAATTAGCAATTATATGGTAGAAGTAGGCGGTGAAGTACGCTGCCTGGGGCATAACCTTAAAGAAGAAGCTTGGCGCATTGGTGTGGATAAGCCCACTGAAGATATTGATCAGCAAGATCGCTTCCAGTTTATTTTGGGGATGGATTCCCTCGCCTTAGCCACCTCCGGAAATTACCGCAAGTTTTGGGTAGATAGCCTCAGTGGAATGCGCTATGCCCATACCATTAATACCAAAACGGGCTATCCTGCGAAAAACAATTTACTCAGTGTATCGGTATTGGCACCTACCTGTATGGAAGCCGATGCCTATGCCACGGCCTTTATGAGCATGGGCTTAAAAGGCTGCTTAAACTACCTTAAAAGTCATCCCGGTAAAATGGAAGTCTATCTGATATACACCGAAGCCGGAAAAGAAGGTTGGCAAGTATATCAGTCGGAAGGATTTGAAAAGCGAGTGCTGAACTAG
- a CDS encoding sodium:solute symporter gives MDATLLIGLIVAYFSLLILISYFTGKSDDNQAFFLGNRQSPWYAVAFGMVGASLSGVTFLSVPGLVANNSFAYMQVVLGYVAGYLVIIQVLLPLYYRLQLTSIYTYLEGRFGRNSYTTGSIFFLISRVIGAAFRLYLIAIVLQTAIFDSLEIPFWLTVVITIILIWVYTFRSGIKTIIWTDTLQTTFMLAAVIITIVTIQQKLIPEGGLLSYINDSDYSRIFFFDDWKSGNYFFKNFLSGMFITIVMTGLDQDMMQKNLSCRSLGDARKNMFWLALTLVVVNFIFLSLGVLLYDFADAQAISFSKPDQLYTQVALSGTLGTTVLILFILGLVAAAYSSADSALTALTTAFCVDILRIEKMEAKQSKRTRKMVHLGFSFVLFLVILIFRQLNDDSVINELFTAAGYTYGPLLGLYAFGLYTKRSVKDKWVPLAAIASPLLAFGIRYYAKEWYQYSMSFEHLIINGLLMFLFLAMLSRKA, from the coding sequence ATGGATGCAACTTTGCTCATTGGCCTAATCGTCGCTTATTTCAGTCTCTTAATCTTGATCAGCTATTTTACTGGCAAGAGCGACGACAATCAGGCTTTCTTCTTAGGCAATCGGCAAAGTCCATGGTATGCGGTGGCCTTTGGTATGGTGGGGGCCTCCTTATCCGGGGTAACCTTTTTATCCGTACCGGGATTAGTGGCTAATAATTCCTTTGCCTATATGCAAGTGGTATTGGGCTATGTGGCGGGTTATTTGGTGATTATTCAAGTGCTGCTCCCTCTCTATTACCGCCTGCAATTAACCAGTATCTATACCTATTTAGAAGGGCGTTTTGGCAGAAATTCCTATACCACCGGCTCCATTTTCTTCTTGATCTCAAGGGTGATTGGCGCAGCTTTTCGACTGTACCTCATCGCCATTGTATTGCAAACAGCCATTTTTGATTCGCTGGAAATTCCCTTCTGGTTAACCGTGGTTATTACCATCATTTTGATTTGGGTTTACACCTTCCGCAGTGGTATTAAAACCATTATTTGGACTGATACCTTGCAAACCACCTTTATGCTGGCCGCGGTGATCATCACTATTGTCACCATTCAGCAAAAGCTAATTCCAGAGGGTGGATTGCTGAGCTATATCAATGACTCCGATTATTCGCGAATCTTCTTTTTCGATGATTGGAAATCCGGTAATTACTTCTTTAAAAACTTCCTGAGTGGAATGTTTATAACCATTGTTATGACGGGCTTGGATCAGGATATGATGCAAAAGAACCTCAGCTGCCGTAGCCTGGGTGATGCTCGAAAAAATATGTTTTGGCTGGCCCTTACTCTGGTCGTGGTCAACTTTATCTTTCTTTCCCTGGGGGTCCTGCTTTACGACTTTGCCGATGCCCAGGCGATCAGCTTTAGCAAGCCAGATCAACTCTATACTCAAGTTGCCTTAAGTGGTACCCTCGGAACTACGGTATTAATCCTCTTTATCCTGGGTTTGGTGGCCGCAGCTTATTCCAGTGCCGACTCTGCGCTCACAGCACTAACTACTGCTTTTTGTGTGGATATTCTACGCATTGAAAAAATGGAGGCCAAACAATCGAAACGCACCCGAAAAATGGTGCACCTCGGCTTCTCCTTTGTACTCTTTCTGGTGATTTTAATCTTCCGTCAGCTTAATGATGATAGTGTAATCAATGAGCTCTTTACTGCGGCTGGCTATACCTATGGCCCACTTTTAGGCCTCTATGCTTTTGGATTATACACCAAGCGATCCGTAAAAGACAAATGGGTACCTCTGGCTGCCATTGCCTCGCCCCTACTGGCTTTTGGGATTAGGTACTATGCCAAAGAATGGTATCAGTACAGCATGAGCTTTGAGCATTTGATCATCAATGGATTATTGATGTTTCTATTTTTGGCGATGCTTTCGCGGAAGGCCTAA
- the recR gene encoding recombination mediator RecR: MDFSSKYLEKAVLEISGLPGIGRKTALRLALHLLRCDENEVEALAGSLMDLKQKVKRCSSCGNLSDRERCEICENPVREQALVCVVEDIRDVMAIENTGQYKGVYQVLGALISPMDGIGPGGLNLQSLLDKVEEGKVQEVIFALSGTMEGETTGFYIYKKLKDKGLKLSSIARGIAVGDQLEYADELTLARSIQHRLPYEQSLQQNRS, encoded by the coding sequence ATGGACTTTTCATCAAAATATTTGGAAAAAGCGGTATTGGAAATTTCGGGCCTACCTGGAATTGGACGAAAAACCGCTTTGCGTCTGGCTTTACACTTATTGCGTTGCGATGAAAACGAGGTGGAAGCCCTGGCCGGAAGTCTGATGGATTTAAAGCAAAAAGTAAAGCGCTGTAGCTCCTGCGGGAATCTCAGTGATCGGGAGCGCTGCGAAATTTGTGAGAATCCGGTCCGTGAACAAGCTTTGGTATGTGTGGTGGAAGATATTCGGGATGTGATGGCCATTGAGAATACCGGTCAGTACAAAGGTGTTTATCAGGTATTAGGAGCCCTTATTAGTCCTATGGATGGAATTGGTCCCGGAGGTTTAAACTTGCAAAGCCTTTTGGATAAGGTAGAAGAAGGCAAGGTTCAGGAAGTGATTTTCGCTTTGAGCGGCACCATGGAAGGGGAGACCACCGGTTTTTATATTTACAAGAAACTGAAAGATAAAGGCTTAAAGCTGTCTTCCATTGCCAGAGGTATTGCCGTTGGTGATCAATTGGAATATGCAGATGAGCTAACCCTGGCGCGTAGTATTCAGCACCGTTTGCCTTATGAGCAATCCTTACAACAAAATCGTTCCTAA
- a CDS encoding ArnT family glycosyltransferase, which yields MLNSFKGLALFIVALVCRLPFLWAGYGKEFDAWSNALNARIISETGVYEVSRLPGHPLQEILLSLLYPINHSYFLYNFLSALITALAVWAFYEILKLHRIPKAWYWALSFNFIPVFFIAGTYTIDYNFALAFILLAYRSLLLKQYALAGLFIGLATGFRISSLGFALPFALMLGWRNWRPILRMGIVAALISATAYSLPFSEYGLAFLDFHKPPFPGWASVLYKLGLGILGLPLLIYFLISIPDFFRRKAQHFSPDHLQALNLHSFLILVIAMQLAVFMRLPFKAEFFIPAVPFILLFWATYTKESKARWIAYMSLFSLLFFGFDYKDEWRGARPTVGSIEFEAGGKTIYCSPLQGPLLIDQGKRKVRSQTVERSILALQDEAPALVIAGWYWPELVFKYRESQHIIEHYSSEEELDSARAAGLRILYLPEIGQQNVLMEGHSKAEEWGEALLEP from the coding sequence ATGCTGAACTCCTTTAAGGGCCTGGCGCTCTTTATTGTTGCTTTGGTTTGTCGCCTTCCCTTTTTATGGGCCGGCTATGGCAAGGAGTTCGATGCCTGGAGTAATGCGCTCAATGCTCGGATAATTTCTGAAACCGGAGTTTATGAGGTTTCGCGTTTGCCGGGACATCCTTTGCAGGAGATTTTATTGAGCCTTTTATACCCCATTAATCACAGCTATTTCCTTTACAATTTTCTCAGTGCCTTAATTACGGCCCTGGCGGTTTGGGCTTTTTATGAAATCCTAAAACTGCATCGTATTCCTAAAGCCTGGTATTGGGCCTTAAGCTTCAATTTTATACCGGTTTTCTTTATCGCGGGTACCTACACTATTGATTACAATTTTGCCCTGGCTTTTATCCTTTTAGCTTATCGAAGTTTACTCTTAAAGCAATATGCCCTTGCGGGACTCTTTATTGGATTGGCTACCGGGTTTCGAATAAGTTCCCTGGGTTTTGCCTTGCCCTTTGCCTTGATGTTGGGTTGGCGAAATTGGCGCCCCATATTGCGAATGGGAATTGTAGCGGCATTGATTTCCGCCACAGCTTATAGCCTTCCTTTTTCAGAATACGGACTGGCATTTCTCGATTTTCATAAACCACCCTTTCCGGGCTGGGCTTCAGTTTTATACAAATTGGGCCTTGGTATCTTGGGCTTGCCCTTATTGATCTATTTCTTGATTTCTATCCCAGACTTTTTTCGCCGCAAGGCCCAGCATTTTAGTCCTGATCATTTACAAGCCTTAAATCTTCACAGCTTTTTGATTTTGGTCATTGCCATGCAATTAGCGGTATTTATGCGATTACCTTTCAAGGCTGAGTTCTTTATTCCGGCCGTTCCCTTTATCCTGCTTTTCTGGGCAACTTATACTAAGGAGAGCAAAGCACGATGGATCGCCTATATGAGTCTCTTTTCATTACTCTTTTTTGGTTTTGATTATAAAGATGAGTGGCGAGGAGCAAGGCCCACCGTGGGTTCAATAGAATTTGAGGCCGGAGGGAAAACTATTTACTGTTCCCCATTACAAGGACCATTATTGATCGATCAGGGGAAACGAAAGGTGCGATCCCAAACGGTGGAGCGTTCCATCCTCGCCTTGCAAGATGAGGCACCAGCTTTGGTGATTGCCGGCTGGTATTGGCCTGAATTAGTATTTAAATATCGGGAGAGCCAGCATATTATTGAACATTATTCAAGTGAGGAAGAGCTGGATTCAGCGCGAGCGGCTGGCTTGCGAATTTTATATTTGCCGGAAATCGGTCAGCAGAATGTACTAATGGAAGGACATTCTAAGGCCGAAGAATGGGGAGAAGCCCTTTTGGAACCATGA